From the genome of Calliopsis andreniformis isolate RMS-2024a unplaced genomic scaffold, iyCalAndr_principal scaffold0022, whole genome shotgun sequence, one region includes:
- the Spt-i gene encoding serine palmitoyltransferase subunit I gives MSTIFIESMEILSTIPQYHTVLEAFLILWLVWFIAKRSYNRHDTVPTDNEVERKLAEWQPEPLIANPHKTHPSLTLRNVTSKAGKRITVNGKDCLNLGTHNYLGLTENNEIEKAAITAVRKYGVGSCGPRGFYGTVDVHLELEECLASYTNTEEAVVYSYGFSTIASAIAAYCKCRDLVFVDEKVNFAIQKGLDASKANIKYFKHNDVNDLCDLLKKQAEVDEQNPKKASKIKRFLVVEGIYMNTGNICPLPELVALCKKYKLRIFIDESISFGTLGAHGKGVTEHFGVPSQDIDMIMGSLEWAIGSIGGFCVGTSFVIEHQRLSGLGYCFSASLPPLLTSAAITSLDIMKNNPHMFQLLKENCIAMHHGLQSIQYLECSSFPESPVKHVYLKEKLGREVEEKLLSKISEKCIENNLAVITPAYLEKEKVLPRPSLRLCISTLLNKDDIDFALDVLKKCAEEVLLM, from the exons ATGAGCACAATCTTTATTGAATCAATGGAAATTCTGAGCACAATACCACAGTATCATACAGTGTTAGAAGCATTCTTGATACTCTGGCTTGTTTGGTTTATTGCTAAGCGTAGTTACAACAGGCATGACACAGTGCCAACAGACAATGAAGTTGAAAGAAAACTTGCAGAGTGGCAACCAGAGCCATTGATCGCTAATCCACATAAGACTCATCCATCTTTAACTCTAAGAAATGTAACGTCCAAAGCTGGAAAGAGGATAACAGTGAATGGTAAAGACTGCTTGAATCTAGGTACACACAATTACCTAGGATTAACAGAGAACAACGAAATAGAAAAAGCAGCAATAACAGCTGTAAGGAAATATGGAGTAGGATCTTGCGGTCCACGTGGATTCTATGGTACTGTGGATGTTCATCTAGAGTTAGAAGAGTGTTTAGCGAGTTATACAAATACAGAAGAAGCTGTGGTATACTCATATGGATTTAGTACAATAGCATCTGCGATAGCTGCATATTGCAAGTGTAGAGATCTTGTGTTTGTAGATGAGAAAGTGAATTTTGCCATACAGAAAGGATTAGATGCTTCTAAGGCTAATATTAAGTACTTTAAGCACAATGATGTAAATGATCTCTGTGATTTATTAAAAAAACAAGCTGAAGTTGATGAACAGAATCCTAAGAAAGCATCTAAAATTAAACGATTTTTAGTAGTGGAAGGTATTTACATGAACACTGGGAATATTTGTCCATTGCCGGAATTAGTTGCACTTTGTAAGAAATATAAATTAAGGATATTTATTGATGAATCAATATCTTTTGGAACTCTTGGAGcacatggaaaaggtgttacagAACACTTTGGCGTCCCTAGCCAAGATATTGATATGATTATGG GATCTTTGGAATGGGCAATAGGATCTATTGGTGGTTTTTGTGTGGGTACTTCATTTGTTATTGAACACCAACGTTTGTCAGGGCTTGGATACTGTTTTTCTGCATCTCTGCCACCTCTCTTAACATCTGCTGCCATTACCTCTCTAGATATCATGAAAAATAATCCACACATGTTTCAATTGCTGAAAGAAAATTGCATAGCCATGCATCATGGACTTCAAAGTATTCAGTATTTAGAATGTTCCAGTTTTCCAGAATCTCCCGTGAAGCATGTATACTTAAAAGAAAAATTAGGTCGTGAAGTAGAAGAGAAATTACTTTCTAAAATCTCTGAAAAATGTATTGAAAACAATTTAGCTGTTATAACACCTGCGTATTTAGAAAAAGAGAAAGTTTTACCCCGACCAAGTCTTAGGCTTTGTATCTCCACTCTTCTTAACAAAGATGACATCGATTTTGCACTGGATGTATTAAAAAAGTGTGCAGAAGAGGTTCTTTTGATGTAA